The Caldisericia bacterium genome window below encodes:
- a CDS encoding peptidoglycan DD-metalloendopeptidase family protein — MNKKILLLILIVSLIIPIFSVHGEKGITEEKKILNELKNTVTRIKRKLRETEEYKKTILGEIEEIQSKIKETSVKLSNLEKEINDLSEEVELRQSKIDLLRMKLQRKEEEIGDRIFLLYKMRMEEPWELYFTADSITELLNRVNMLNILIKFTESELENLKKRKEELIKEKEELEERKNLLESKREEVQNLKEKLSKEEEKRNALLNELGEREEEYKKEITILKKRIEEEEKKIQEMIRRAELEKKLPEVGNLIWPVKGPVVSKYGWRIHPIYRTRMFHHGIDIDAKTGTPIKAAADGIVIYSGWLGGYGICVMLKHGGNVATVYGHMQYTTVKLNQFVKQGDIIGYVNNTGLSTGPHLHFEVRIDGKTVDPLKWLP; from the coding sequence ATGAATAAAAAGATTCTCCTTCTAATTCTAATCGTCTCTCTTATAATCCCCATTTTCTCAGTACACGGTGAGAAGGGAATCACTGAGGAAAAGAAAATTCTAAATGAACTTAAAAACACAGTCACAAGAATAAAAAGAAAGTTAAGGGAAACTGAAGAGTATAAAAAAACCATTCTTGGAGAAATTGAAGAGATCCAATCCAAGATAAAAGAAACAAGCGTTAAGCTTTCAAACCTTGAAAAGGAGATAAATGATTTATCTGAAGAGGTGGAGTTAAGACAGAGCAAGATTGATTTACTTAGAATGAAACTTCAGAGAAAGGAAGAGGAGATAGGTGATAGAATCTTCCTTCTGTATAAGATGCGCATGGAGGAACCGTGGGAGTTATACTTTACAGCAGATTCAATAACTGAACTTCTAAACAGAGTGAACATGCTAAACATTTTAATAAAATTCACAGAGTCTGAACTTGAAAACCTCAAAAAAAGGAAGGAAGAACTTATAAAAGAGAAGGAGGAACTTGAAGAGAGAAAGAACCTTCTTGAATCAAAGAGAGAGGAGGTTCAGAATCTCAAGGAGAAACTATCAAAAGAAGAGGAAAAGAGAAATGCTCTCCTTAATGAACTGGGAGAGAGGGAAGAAGAGTATAAAAAAGAGATAACTATTCTAAAAAAGAGAATAGAGGAAGAGGAGAAAAAGATTCAGGAGATGATTAGAAGAGCAGAGCTTGAAAAGAAGCTTCCAGAGGTTGGTAATTTAATCTGGCCTGTGAAGGGACCTGTTGTTTCAAAATATGGCTGGAGAATTCATCCAATATATAGAACAAGGATGTTTCATCACGGAATAGATATAGATGCCAAAACTGGAACACCAATTAAAGCAGCAGCAGATGGAATTGTTATATACAGTGGCTGGCTTGGAGGATATGGAATATGTGTAATGTTAAAACATGGTGGAAATGTTGCAACAGTTTATGGACACATGCAGTACACCACAGTAAAGTTAAATCAGTTTGTAAAGCAGGGTGATATAATAGGATATGTGAATAACACAGGTCTGTCCACAGGTCCGCATCTTCACTTTGAGGTTAGAATTGATGGAAAGACTGTGGATCCACTTAAGTGGTTACCTTAA
- a CDS encoding S41 family peptidase → MSKKSIIILIIIFLLFSVFSYFVGYYTGKGASSPIQPFSSTKFKLLTEVAEYIEERFVDKKTEVDLCKGLVKSLNDPYSEFYTPEEFISFQEETRGEYVGIGVLIGVREGKVKILMVFKNSPAKEVGLPEGAYIMEVDGKSIKGMSLDEVANLVKGKEGTYVDLKVEKDGKILSFHIQRRRVTAESVMVKRLDEDIGYMKIIFFIPSTPGEVKKGFKKLEGIKGLILDLRGNPGGLLSSVEGVAGYFVPEGPLLYIQRKDEKEERVSRGPGIKIPLVVLIDENTASAAEILSGAIKDRNVGTLIGTKTYGKGVIQTIFSLSDGYGLKLTTERYLTPNLYSLDKKGIEPDIEVKYTDEDLKKGIDPQLNKALEVIKEKIGG, encoded by the coding sequence ATGAGCAAAAAGTCCATTATTATATTAATCATTATATTTCTATTGTTCTCTGTGTTCAGTTACTTTGTGGGATACTACACAGGGAAGGGCGCTTCATCTCCTATACAACCATTCTCATCAACTAAATTCAAACTTCTAACAGAGGTTGCAGAGTACATAGAGGAAAGGTTTGTGGATAAGAAAACAGAGGTTGATCTCTGCAAGGGTCTTGTAAAATCCTTAAATGATCCCTATTCTGAATTTTATACCCCAGAAGAGTTTATCTCCTTTCAAGAGGAAACACGGGGTGAGTATGTGGGAATTGGAGTGCTTATAGGTGTTAGGGAGGGAAAAGTAAAGATACTCATGGTGTTTAAGAATTCACCTGCAAAGGAGGTGGGACTTCCTGAGGGCGCATACATTATGGAAGTTGACGGAAAGAGCATAAAAGGAATGAGTCTTGATGAAGTTGCGAACCTTGTTAAAGGAAAAGAGGGAACATATGTTGATTTAAAGGTTGAGAAAGATGGTAAAATTCTATCCTTTCATATACAGAGGAGGAGGGTAACTGCTGAATCTGTAATGGTGAAAAGACTCGATGAGGATATTGGGTACATGAAGATAATATTCTTTATCCCATCAACTCCGGGAGAGGTTAAAAAGGGTTTCAAAAAACTTGAAGGGATAAAGGGTTTAATTCTTGACTTACGAGGTAATCCAGGAGGATTACTCTCATCGGTGGAGGGAGTGGCTGGCTACTTCGTTCCAGAGGGACCACTTCTCTACATTCAGAGGAAGGATGAGAAGGAGGAGAGGGTATCCAGAGGACCGGGAATAAAAATTCCACTTGTAGTGCTTATAGATGAGAACACTGCCTCTGCAGCTGAGATACTATCTGGTGCCATAAAAGATAGAAATGTTGGCACTCTTATTGGAACAAAAACATATGGAAAGGGTGTTATTCAAACAATATTTAGTCTTTCAGATGGATATGGATTGAAACTCACCACGGAGAGGTATTTAACACCAAATCTCTACTCTCTTGATAAGAAAGGTATTGAACCAGATATAGAGGTAAAATACACTGAT